The following are from one region of the Ischnura elegans chromosome X, ioIscEleg1.1, whole genome shotgun sequence genome:
- the LOC124171668 gene encoding uncharacterized protein LOC124171668: MADKEDQMAAFRQYREKKDDEVDTDDQSVHSDTDGSALGLAGMVLETPERKEVGSLSVQPGEPGSLNVSQTESREDPLNTLLSLMHSMRQEIKESKELMSQEIKGSNDTMRQEIKSSNDTMRQEIRESKESNQAMFLEIKAEMNRWNEGFSQEISQVKRKINEVETRCADGVKTIGRAVREECRGMVSAEIGDVKVRTSALEQAYDAVIATQKEVKVHCDVRINSLESEVTALKDRGTTTQSAAVSTHSLTKPTFSALSNEHPIAFLKEVNNYFSIVSVPEALQPQVFFQMLSGDAKIWSNSLWPVPSTLAEFKEKFLANFWDTDTQYNFRMQIITDRYVRGKSNTMKQFAIEKVAQARLCSPPMSEEEIIQVLIRQFSIQIQNMLKSIDHLTVERLIVLLGLYDQSYQTGTLATQNSFHPGALQGSENTRPRAADKGYRINSVTFERGRKVGKERHKEKSPSPPPPSAPRVEGQDFALNSRRLCDSPPVPSRDRWKEGWS, encoded by the exons atggcagACAAGGAGGATCAGATGGCAGCGTTTAGACAATATCGGGAGAAAAAGGATGACGAGGTCGATACGGACGACCAGAGCGTTCATTCAGATACCGATGGGTCGGCGCTCGGACTAGCGGGTATGGTGTTAGAGACCCCCGAAAGGAAGGAGGTTGGATCTTTATCCGTGCAACCCGGCGAACCCGGTAGTCTCAATGTCAGTCAAACTGAGTCCCGTGAAGACCCGCTTAATACCCTCCTTTCCTTAATGCATTCAATGCGACAGGAGATAAAAGAGAGTAAGGAACTCATGAGTCAGGAAATAAAAG GTAGTAATGATACAATGCGTCAGGAAATAAAAAGTAGTAATGATACTATGCGACAGGAAATACGTGAGAGTAAGGAAAGTAATCAAGCCATGTTTCTTGAAATCAAAGCTGAGATGAATAGGTGGAACGAAGGTTTTTCGCAGGAGATTTCccaagtaaaaaggaaaattaatgaggTAGAAACACGGTGTGCAGACGGTGTAAAAACGATAGGAAGGGCCGTTCGCGAAGAATGTAGAGGAATGGTAAGTGCGGAGATTGGCGATGTAAAGGTTCGTACCAGTGCGTTGGAACAGGCTTACGATGCAGTGATCGCGACGCAGAAGGAAGTGAAAGTACACTGCGACGTTAGAATCAACTCCCTTGAGTCTGAAGTGACCGCTTTAAAAGATAGGGGCACGACCACGCAATCAGCGGCCGTATCAACCCACTCTCTCACAAAACCCACCTTTTCTGCCCTTAGCAACGAGCACCCTATTGCCTTCCTAaaggaagttaataattatttttccatagtcTCTGTGCCAGAGGCGTTGCAACCAcaagtgttttttcaaatgttgagcGGTGATGCCAAGATATGGAGTAACTCGCTATGGCCAGTTCCGTCAACACTTgcggaatttaaggaaaaatttttggcTAACTTTTGGGATACTGACACCCAGTATAATTTCCGCATGCAAATCATTACAGACAGGTATGTGAGGGGAAAGTCGAACACGATGAAACAGTTTGCGATTGAAAAAGTAGCGCAAGCGCGATTGTGTTCCCCACCGATGAgtgaagaagaaattattcaagtcCTAATTAGACAGTTTTCCATTCAGATTCAGAATATGTTAAAGTCAATTGATCATTTAACGGTTGAACGACTGATTGTATTACTAGGATTGTATGACCAGTCTTATCAGACAGGCACGCTGGCTACTCAAAATTCGTTCCATCCAGGTGCATTGCAAGGTTCCGAAAATACGAGGCCGCGAGCAGCTGATAAGGGTTATCGTATAAATTCCGTCACGTTTGAGCGAGGACGCAAGGTTGGGAAGGAGCGACACAAGGAGAAATCCCCCAGTCCGCCTCCTCCCAGCGCACCTCGAGTAGAAGGTCAAGACTTCGCGTTAAACTCGCGTCGGCTGTGTGACTCACCTCCAGTCCCCAGCCGAGACAGATGGAAAGAAGGTTGGTCCTAA